The following proteins are encoded in a genomic region of Streptomyces collinus Tu 365:
- a CDS encoding ArnT family glycosyltransferase, whose translation MTSILPAVTAPEVPAQRTAVPADRPGGLPRPPERLRSSRSDLLLCGLLLVAILVVQAWNIADYPTLSDDEGTYLAQAWAVQQGRGLAHYTYWYDHPPLGWVQIALLSWIPSAVSPGSMNVGSMRAVMLVVSGVSAVLVYVLGRRLSLPRWAAGLGMVLFGLSPLAVVLQREIFLDNIAVMWLLLAFCLAASPSRHLWHHFGAGLAAAAAVLTKETMLVVLPALFVTMWRHSHRDTRKFALTGAVTACVLIGFSYPLFALLKGELLPGAGHVSLWDGIKYQMSRPGSGFILNTSSGSYGVLHSWLYYDRVLPLGGLAGALLLIVTWRWSVTARALAGPALAVAILAAVALRPNGYLPAMYVIGALPFLALVLAGGTASVAHAVLRRRRATGERRHVTGLRYALAAALALVAGAYVVPHWYDGDRTALTADANRPYRQASAWLGTRVEDPAHTRVLVDDALWLDLVHAGYRPGLGAIWFYKADLDPAVTKTMPHGWRDIDYVVASPTVRRDARDLPNVKAAIRHSEPVAVFGTGADRIEIRQVRTAAAGGAR comes from the coding sequence GTGACCTCGATCCTTCCCGCGGTGACCGCTCCCGAGGTCCCCGCGCAGCGCACGGCCGTGCCCGCGGACCGTCCGGGCGGGCTGCCGCGGCCGCCGGAGCGGCTCCGCTCCTCCCGTTCCGACCTCCTGCTGTGCGGTCTGCTGCTCGTGGCGATCCTGGTGGTGCAGGCCTGGAACATCGCCGACTACCCGACCCTCAGCGACGACGAGGGCACCTACCTCGCCCAGGCCTGGGCCGTCCAGCAGGGCAGGGGCCTGGCCCACTACACCTACTGGTACGACCATCCCCCGCTGGGCTGGGTGCAGATCGCCCTGCTGAGCTGGATCCCGTCGGCGGTGAGCCCCGGTTCGATGAACGTGGGCAGCATGCGGGCCGTCATGCTCGTGGTCAGCGGCGTCAGCGCGGTGCTGGTGTACGTGCTGGGGCGCCGGCTCTCGCTGCCCCGCTGGGCGGCCGGGCTCGGCATGGTCCTGTTCGGGCTGTCCCCGCTGGCGGTCGTCCTCCAGCGGGAGATCTTCCTCGACAACATCGCGGTGATGTGGCTGCTGCTGGCGTTCTGCCTGGCGGCCTCGCCCAGCCGGCACCTGTGGCACCACTTCGGCGCGGGTCTCGCCGCCGCCGCGGCCGTGCTCACCAAGGAGACGATGCTCGTCGTCCTGCCCGCGCTGTTCGTCACGATGTGGCGGCACAGCCACCGCGACACCCGGAAGTTCGCCCTCACCGGGGCGGTCACCGCGTGCGTCCTGATCGGCTTCTCGTACCCGCTGTTCGCCCTGCTGAAGGGCGAGCTGCTGCCGGGCGCCGGGCACGTGTCGCTGTGGGACGGCATCAAGTACCAGATGTCCCGGCCCGGTTCGGGCTTCATCCTGAACACCTCCTCCGGTTCGTACGGGGTGCTGCACTCCTGGCTCTACTACGACCGGGTGCTGCCGCTGGGCGGCCTGGCCGGGGCCCTGCTGCTGATCGTCACCTGGCGCTGGTCGGTCACCGCGCGCGCCCTGGCCGGGCCGGCGCTGGCCGTGGCGATCCTCGCCGCGGTGGCGCTGCGCCCCAACGGCTACCTGCCCGCCATGTACGTCATCGGCGCCCTGCCGTTCCTGGCCCTGGTGCTGGCCGGCGGCACCGCCTCGGTCGCGCACGCGGTGCTGCGCCGCCGCCGGGCCACGGGCGAGAGGCGCCACGTCACCGGTCTCCGGTACGCCCTGGCGGCCGCGCTGGCCCTGGTGGCGGGCGCCTACGTCGTGCCGCACTGGTACGACGGCGACCGCACGGCCCTGACCGCCGACGCCAACCGGCCCTACCGGCAGGCGTCCGCCTGGCTCGGCACCCGGGTCGAGGACCCGGCGCACACCCGGGTCCTCGTCGACGACGCCCTCTGGCTGGACCTGGTGCACGCCGGGTACCGGCCCGGGCTCGGCGCCATCTGGTTCTACAAGGCCGACCTCGACCCGGCCGTCACCAAGACCATGCCGCACGGCTGGCGGGACATCGACTACGTCGTCGCCTCGCCCACCGTCCGCCGCGACGCCCGGGACCTGCCCAACGTCAAGGCGGCCATCCGGCACTCCGAACCGGTCGCCGTCTTCGGCACCGGAGCGGACCGCATCGAGATCCGGCAGGTCCGGACGGCAGCCGCGGGAGGCGCGCGATGA
- a CDS encoding glycosyltransferase, with protein MSGHEYTVPAPGLDAAEVAEPGAVTIVVPTFNESANVGQLLRQITESVPARLPCEVVFVDDSTDDTPEVIRRAAQDCPFPVAVLHREEPVGGLGGAVVEGLRAAASEWIVVMDGDCQHPPSLVPELVATGERANAGLVVASRYIEGGSRAGLAGSYRVAVSRGATWLTKALFPRRLHGISDPMSGFFAIRRSAVTADVLKPLGYKILLELAVRSRPRQVAEVPFVFQDRFAGESKSTAKEGLRFLHHLAGLRTASPLARMVGFGLIGASGFVPNLVGLWALTVLGMHYVPAEIVANQFGVAWNFLLIEQLLFRDRRAHRRWWDRLGRFALLANADLVLRIPLIALLVDRFRMGALPATALALVLTFVLRFVGTEALVYLPRRRRGARTTARRAV; from the coding sequence ATGAGCGGCCACGAGTACACCGTCCCGGCCCCCGGCCTGGACGCCGCCGAGGTCGCCGAGCCCGGCGCCGTCACCATCGTCGTCCCGACGTTCAACGAGTCCGCGAACGTCGGGCAGTTGCTGCGGCAGATCACCGAGTCGGTGCCCGCGCGGCTGCCCTGCGAGGTCGTCTTCGTCGACGACTCCACCGACGACACCCCCGAGGTGATCCGGCGGGCCGCGCAGGACTGCCCGTTCCCGGTGGCCGTGCTGCACCGGGAGGAACCGGTCGGCGGGCTCGGCGGGGCGGTGGTCGAGGGGCTGCGGGCGGCGGCCTCGGAGTGGATCGTGGTGATGGACGGCGACTGCCAGCACCCGCCGTCCCTGGTGCCCGAGCTGGTGGCCACCGGCGAGCGGGCCAACGCCGGTCTCGTCGTCGCCTCCCGGTACATCGAGGGCGGCAGCCGGGCCGGTCTCGCCGGCAGCTACCGGGTGGCCGTCTCACGCGGCGCGACCTGGCTGACCAAGGCCCTCTTCCCGCGCCGGCTGCACGGCATCAGCGACCCCATGAGCGGCTTCTTCGCCATCCGGCGCAGCGCCGTCACGGCGGACGTGCTCAAGCCGCTCGGCTACAAGATCCTGCTGGAGCTGGCTGTGCGCAGCCGGCCCCGGCAGGTCGCCGAGGTGCCGTTCGTCTTCCAGGACCGGTTCGCGGGGGAGTCCAAGTCGACCGCGAAGGAGGGCCTGCGCTTCCTGCACCACCTGGCCGGGCTGCGCACCGCCTCGCCGCTCGCGCGCATGGTCGGCTTCGGGCTGATCGGCGCGAGCGGGTTCGTGCCGAACCTCGTCGGCCTGTGGGCGCTGACCGTCCTCGGAATGCACTACGTGCCCGCCGAGATCGTCGCCAACCAGTTCGGTGTCGCCTGGAACTTCCTGCTCATCGAGCAGCTGCTGTTCCGCGACCGGCGCGCGCACCGCCGCTGGTGGGACCGGCTGGGCCGGTTCGCGCTGCTCGCCAACGCCGATCTGGTGCTGCGCATCCCCCTGATCGCGCTGCTGGTGGACCGGTTCCGTATGGGCGCGCTCCCCGCCACCGCGCTCGCGCTGGTGCTGACGTTCGTCCTGCGCTTCGTGGGGACCGAAGCGCTGGTGTACCTCCCGCGCCGCCGCCGCGGGGCTCGTACGACCGCTAGGAGAGCCGTGTGA
- a CDS encoding ArsR/SmtB family transcription factor, producing the protein MSDGMPEMTSLERTALYKSLGNPLRRRILDYLGRHGEANSTVLARELGESSGTTSYHLRKLAEQRLIEEIPEKSGGRERWWRALPFRHTTPDPAAMTPEEYAAAEQLAHLKIEVDTALFRRAHQEYRGPDGWAQVQRNGTWMTREDLLAFLRDYHALVERHGHTREEAPEGARPVSMRFYAVPERVGEWNGEPTGP; encoded by the coding sequence ATGAGCGACGGCATGCCCGAGATGACCAGCCTTGAGCGCACGGCGCTGTACAAGTCCCTCGGCAACCCCCTGCGCCGCCGGATCCTCGACTACCTCGGCCGGCACGGCGAGGCGAACTCCACCGTGCTCGCCCGCGAACTCGGCGAGAGCTCCGGCACCACCAGCTACCACCTGCGCAAACTCGCCGAGCAGCGGCTCATCGAGGAGATCCCGGAGAAGTCCGGCGGCCGCGAACGCTGGTGGCGCGCCCTCCCCTTCCGCCACACCACCCCGGACCCGGCGGCGATGACCCCCGAGGAGTACGCCGCCGCCGAACAGCTCGCCCACCTCAAGATCGAGGTCGACACCGCCCTCTTCCGCCGCGCCCACCAGGAGTACCGCGGCCCCGACGGCTGGGCCCAGGTCCAGCGCAACGGCACCTGGATGACCAGGGAGGACCTGCTCGCCTTCCTGCGTGACTACCACGCGCTGGTCGAGCGCCACGGCCACACCCGGGAGGAGGCCCCGGAGGGGGCGCGCCCGGTGTCGATGCGTTTCTACGCGGTGCCGGAGCGCGTGGGAGAGTGGAACGGTGAACCGACTGGCCCATGA
- the mca gene encoding mycothiol conjugate amidase Mca — translation MAVHAHPDDESSKGAATMAKYVSEGVDVLVVTCTGGERGSILNPKLQGDTYIEEHIHEVRKKEMDEAREILGVRQEWLGFVDSGLPEGDPLPPLPEGCFALEDVDKAAGELVKQIRSFRPQVITTYDENGGYPHPDHIMTHKITMVAFEGAADTEKYPESEYGTAHQPAKLYYNQGFNRPRTEALHQAMLDRGLESPYGEWLKRWKEFERKERTLTTHVPCADFFEIRDKALIAHATQIDPDGGWFRVPMELQKEVWPTEEYELAKSLVDTSLPEDDLFAGIRDNA, via the coding sequence ATGGCCGTTCACGCGCACCCCGACGACGAGTCGAGCAAGGGCGCGGCCACCATGGCGAAGTACGTGTCCGAGGGGGTGGACGTGCTGGTGGTGACGTGCACCGGCGGGGAGCGCGGGTCCATCCTCAATCCGAAGCTCCAGGGCGACACGTACATCGAGGAGCACATCCACGAGGTGCGCAAGAAGGAGATGGACGAGGCCCGGGAGATCCTCGGCGTCCGGCAGGAGTGGCTGGGCTTCGTCGACTCCGGCCTGCCCGAGGGCGACCCGCTGCCCCCGCTGCCCGAGGGCTGCTTCGCCCTGGAGGACGTCGACAAGGCGGCCGGTGAGCTGGTCAAGCAGATCCGCTCCTTCCGCCCGCAGGTGATCACCACCTACGACGAGAACGGCGGCTACCCCCACCCCGACCACATCATGACCCACAAGATCACGATGGTGGCGTTCGAGGGCGCGGCGGACACCGAGAAGTACCCCGAGAGCGAGTACGGCACCGCCCACCAGCCGGCGAAGCTCTACTACAACCAGGGCTTCAACCGCCCCCGCACCGAGGCCCTGCACCAGGCCATGCTCGACCGCGGCCTGGAGTCCCCCTACGGCGAGTGGCTCAAGCGCTGGAAGGAGTTCGAGCGCAAGGAGCGGACGCTGACCACGCACGTGCCGTGCGCGGACTTCTTCGAGATCCGCGACAAGGCGCTGATCGCGCACGCCACCCAGATCGACCCCGACGGCGGCTGGTTCCGGGTGCCCATGGAGCTCCAGAAGGAGGTCTGGCCGACGGAGGAGTACGAGCTCGCCAAGTCCCTCGTCGACACCTCCCTCCCCGAGGACGACCTCTTCGCGGGCATCCGCGACAATGCATGA
- a CDS encoding thioredoxin domain-containing protein, translating into MNRLAHETSPYLLQHADNPVAWWPWSAAAFDEARKANKPVLLSVGYSSCHWCHVMAGESFEDEATAAYLNEHFVSVKVDREERPDVDAVYMEAVQAATGQGGWPMTVFLTPDAEPFYFGTYFPPEPRHGMPSFRQVLEGVRHAWDERRDEVGEVAGKIVRDLAQREIAYQTARVPGEQETAQALLGLTREYDQQRGGFGGAPKFPPSMVLEFLLRHHARTGAEGALQMAADTCERMARGGIYDQLGGGFARYSVDRDWVVPHFEKMLYDNALLCRVYAHLWRATGSDLARRVALETADFMVRELRTGEGGFASALDADSDDGEGRHVEGAYYVWTPEELRRALGEEDAELAVRYFGVTEEGTFEHGRSVLQLPQGETLFDAGRVASVRERLLAARAERPAPGRDDKVVAAWNGLAVAALAETGAYFGRPDLVDAAVAAADLLVRVHLDEHARLARTSRDGRVGPNAGVLEDYADVAEGFLALASVTGEGVWLDFAGLLLDQVTTRFTDPESGALYDTAADAERLIRRPQDPTDNATPSGWTAAAGALLGYAAHTGSEAHRTAAERALGVVKALGPRVPRFIGWGLAVAEALLDGPKEVAVVGPSVDERTAALHRTALLGTAPGAVVAVGTAESDEFPLLAGRPLVGGEPTAYVCRNFTCDAPTTDPERLGGALGRS; encoded by the coding sequence GTGAACCGACTGGCCCATGAGACGTCCCCGTACCTGCTCCAGCACGCCGACAACCCCGTCGCCTGGTGGCCGTGGTCGGCCGCCGCGTTCGACGAGGCCCGCAAGGCGAACAAGCCGGTTCTGCTGAGCGTCGGCTACTCGAGCTGCCACTGGTGCCATGTCATGGCCGGCGAATCCTTCGAGGACGAAGCCACCGCCGCCTACCTGAACGAGCACTTCGTCAGCGTCAAGGTCGACCGCGAGGAGCGGCCCGACGTCGACGCCGTCTACATGGAGGCCGTGCAGGCGGCCACCGGGCAGGGCGGCTGGCCCATGACCGTGTTCCTCACGCCGGACGCGGAGCCGTTCTACTTCGGAACGTACTTCCCGCCCGAGCCCCGGCACGGCATGCCCTCGTTCCGGCAGGTGCTCGAAGGGGTCCGGCACGCCTGGGACGAGCGGCGGGACGAGGTCGGCGAGGTGGCCGGGAAGATCGTGCGCGACCTCGCCCAGCGGGAGATCGCCTACCAGACCGCCCGGGTGCCGGGCGAGCAGGAGACCGCGCAGGCGCTCCTCGGGCTCACCCGCGAGTACGACCAGCAGCGCGGCGGATTCGGCGGCGCGCCGAAGTTCCCGCCGTCCATGGTGCTGGAGTTCCTGCTGCGCCACCACGCGCGGACCGGCGCCGAGGGCGCGCTGCAGATGGCCGCGGACACCTGTGAGCGGATGGCCCGGGGCGGCATCTACGACCAGCTCGGCGGCGGGTTCGCCCGGTACTCCGTCGACCGCGACTGGGTCGTGCCGCACTTCGAGAAGATGCTGTACGACAACGCCCTGCTGTGCCGGGTGTACGCGCACCTGTGGCGGGCCACCGGGTCCGACCTGGCCCGGCGGGTCGCGCTGGAGACCGCCGACTTCATGGTGCGCGAACTGCGCACCGGCGAGGGCGGGTTCGCCTCGGCGCTCGACGCCGACAGCGACGACGGCGAGGGGCGGCACGTCGAGGGCGCGTACTACGTGTGGACCCCCGAGGAGCTGCGCCGGGCCCTCGGAGAGGAGGACGCCGAACTCGCCGTGCGGTACTTCGGGGTGACGGAGGAGGGCACGTTCGAGCACGGCCGGTCGGTGCTCCAGCTCCCGCAGGGGGAAACCCTGTTCGACGCCGGCCGGGTCGCGTCGGTCAGGGAGCGGCTGCTGGCGGCGCGGGCGGAGCGGCCCGCGCCCGGCCGGGACGACAAGGTCGTGGCCGCCTGGAACGGGCTCGCGGTCGCCGCGCTCGCCGAGACCGGCGCGTACTTCGGCCGGCCCGACCTGGTCGACGCCGCGGTGGCCGCCGCCGACCTCCTCGTGCGGGTGCACCTCGACGAGCACGCGCGGCTCGCGCGGACCAGCCGGGACGGCCGGGTGGGACCCAACGCCGGTGTGCTGGAGGACTACGCCGACGTCGCCGAGGGCTTCCTCGCGCTCGCGTCCGTGACCGGCGAGGGTGTCTGGCTGGACTTCGCGGGGCTGCTCCTGGACCAGGTGACGACCCGGTTCACCGATCCGGAGAGCGGCGCCCTGTACGACACGGCCGCCGACGCCGAGCGGCTCATCCGCCGGCCCCAGGACCCGACCGACAACGCCACCCCCTCGGGCTGGACCGCGGCGGCCGGCGCGCTGCTGGGCTACGCGGCCCACACCGGTTCCGAGGCCCACCGGACCGCCGCGGAGCGGGCGCTGGGCGTCGTCAAGGCGCTCGGGCCGCGCGTGCCGCGGTTCATCGGGTGGGGGCTGGCCGTCGCCGAGGCGCTGCTGGACGGGCCGAAGGAGGTCGCCGTCGTCGGGCCGTCGGTCGACGAGCGGACGGCCGCCCTGCACCGCACGGCGCTCCTGGGCACCGCCCCGGGGGCGGTGGTGGCCGTAGGGACTGCGGAGAGTGACGAGTTCCCCCTGCTCGCCGGCCGTCCGCTGGTGGGCGGTGAGCCGACGGCGTACGTCTGCCGCAACTTCACCTGTGACGCCCCTACGACGGACCCGGAACGGCTGGGCGGGGCGCTGGGCCGGTCCTGA
- a CDS encoding tetratricopeptide repeat protein, whose amino-acid sequence MRDGHRAEAERLLVRAVEEEVRRSGGRTDGQALLTRARGALDSLARTAAEEYEAYTAALDASEADRLTFGQRYAREGAGTALLVAAVAAVAAAVADLSLGTGAGTAVGAGAAAGVAGAAATVLKVAGSHLPAAHHRAGAAGQPGGAEQLRLQWLTALEVRGIRPFLDQQRVLAASTGPKKKASGPALRGADKSAAARRRTVLEQSFGQLPEPDGPFAGRRQELARIRQWAQAARAATETRPTLVVLHGEPGSGRTTLAVRAAHDLRDHFRGAVVVDLRGESREEPPLTTRDALLHLLNRLGAPREQLLFRERSSPDQQVKRLGELYHRHLTGLPVTIVLDDAPDAEQVRALVPERSDSLVLVTARTPLDLPADLPAWVHHLPVEALDAAGAEELLGAAAQDASGPYDAESTDLIHRLCGGLPLALRVAGSSLGPRSPRQLASDLGAYGPVEPVERVLWLRYTDQRDEGRRLLRRLALAGRASLGAAAAAALLGTDEPEAARRLEELAGAGLIDHVRGSRYRLHDLVRAFAQARLLDEEDPAERTAAQERLIVNYAELADSVLRLVDGNMSTRSDRFGSHGFTSLDEALRWLDDESSFITATLRHAEGVDQAAVLNLLGALCDYCLLRGDLYRLGEISELAQAVDEGLLMRSVQWRTGIAARQLGELDKARATLASVVDLYREAHHDAGAARALTSLGITLHHQGQLTEAAERLQESLDLQAAPELATDRAWTMHALAAVQRDRGRLAEALDLLTRSLVLHREGGSVHGEAWAHFQLGQVALRMGDVPRAGTELRAALERYGRTHDARGEAWALTQLARARLVGGDPSPAVEELRRAAARHRENEDARGEAWSLYYLGQALEETGELDRSVRDLERSRQMFSRMRDVYGLACARHHSARVTRDQRAAQTGSLRNSGFARQLLVDARADFQRIGVAHGEAWTCLELAVVDAGNARIQQALGLCDEALTLFTSYGDRRGEDWARFLRCTLLPYAAPGGVEVGTAVAQEELAQLGRSAHPLRDEKLDEWVAAYALLLERGVSLEAGWQAWRLRMTPDRHAREVMGVAVPAGR is encoded by the coding sequence ATGCGGGACGGCCATCGGGCGGAGGCCGAGCGGTTGCTGGTGCGGGCCGTGGAGGAGGAGGTGCGCCGCTCGGGCGGGCGCACCGACGGGCAGGCGCTGCTGACGCGGGCGCGCGGCGCGCTGGACTCACTGGCACGGACGGCCGCCGAGGAGTACGAGGCGTACACGGCCGCGCTCGACGCGTCCGAGGCCGACCGTCTCACCTTCGGCCAGCGCTACGCGCGCGAGGGCGCCGGCACCGCGTTGCTCGTGGCCGCCGTCGCGGCGGTGGCCGCCGCCGTCGCCGACCTGTCCCTCGGCACCGGCGCGGGCACGGCCGTCGGAGCGGGCGCCGCCGCGGGGGTGGCGGGAGCCGCCGCCACCGTGCTGAAGGTGGCCGGCTCCCATCTGCCCGCCGCCCATCACCGGGCGGGCGCGGCCGGACAGCCCGGAGGAGCCGAGCAGTTGAGGCTCCAGTGGCTGACGGCGCTGGAGGTGCGCGGCATCCGCCCCTTCCTGGACCAGCAGCGGGTGCTGGCCGCCTCCACCGGTCCGAAGAAGAAGGCGAGCGGCCCGGCGCTGCGCGGGGCGGACAAGAGCGCGGCGGCCCGCCGGCGCACGGTGCTGGAGCAGTCGTTCGGTCAGCTCCCGGAGCCCGACGGGCCGTTCGCGGGACGCCGCCAGGAGCTGGCGCGGATCAGGCAGTGGGCGCAGGCGGCCCGGGCGGCCACCGAGACCCGGCCGACGCTGGTGGTGCTGCACGGCGAGCCCGGCTCGGGCCGCACGACGCTGGCCGTGCGCGCGGCGCACGACCTGAGGGACCACTTCCGCGGCGCGGTGGTGGTGGACCTGCGCGGCGAGAGCCGCGAGGAGCCGCCGCTGACCACCCGGGACGCGCTGCTGCACCTCCTCAACCGGCTCGGCGCGCCCCGGGAGCAGCTGCTGTTCCGTGAGCGGTCCTCCCCCGACCAGCAGGTCAAGCGGCTCGGCGAGCTGTACCACCGGCATCTGACCGGCCTGCCGGTGACGATCGTGCTGGACGACGCCCCGGACGCGGAGCAGGTGCGGGCCCTGGTGCCCGAGCGCTCCGACAGCCTGGTCCTGGTCACCGCCCGGACCCCGCTCGACCTGCCCGCCGACCTTCCGGCGTGGGTGCACCACCTGCCGGTCGAGGCGCTGGACGCGGCGGGCGCCGAGGAGCTGCTGGGCGCGGCGGCGCAGGACGCGTCGGGTCCGTACGACGCGGAGTCCACCGACCTGATCCACCGGCTGTGCGGCGGGCTGCCGCTGGCGCTGCGGGTCGCGGGCTCGTCGCTGGGTCCGCGCTCGCCCCGGCAGCTGGCCTCCGATCTCGGCGCCTACGGGCCGGTGGAGCCGGTGGAGCGGGTGCTGTGGCTGCGCTACACCGACCAGCGGGACGAGGGCCGCCGGCTGCTGCGGAGGCTGGCGCTGGCCGGCCGGGCCTCGCTCGGCGCGGCGGCGGCAGCGGCGCTGCTGGGCACGGACGAGCCGGAGGCCGCGCGCCGGCTGGAGGAGCTGGCCGGGGCCGGCCTGATCGACCATGTGCGCGGCAGCCGCTACCGGCTGCACGACCTGGTGCGCGCCTTCGCGCAGGCCCGGCTGCTGGACGAGGAGGATCCGGCCGAGCGCACGGCGGCGCAGGAACGGCTGATCGTGAACTACGCGGAGCTGGCGGACTCGGTGCTGCGGCTGGTCGACGGCAACATGTCGACGCGTTCGGACCGGTTCGGCTCGCACGGCTTCACCTCGCTGGACGAGGCGCTGCGCTGGCTGGACGACGAGTCCAGCTTCATCACGGCGACGCTGCGGCACGCGGAGGGCGTGGACCAGGCGGCGGTGCTGAACCTGCTGGGCGCGCTGTGCGACTACTGCCTGCTGCGCGGCGACCTCTACCGGCTCGGCGAGATCAGCGAGCTGGCCCAGGCGGTGGACGAGGGGCTGCTGATGCGCTCGGTGCAGTGGCGCACCGGTATCGCGGCCCGGCAGCTCGGTGAGCTGGACAAGGCGCGTGCCACCCTCGCCTCGGTGGTCGACCTCTACCGGGAGGCCCACCACGACGCGGGCGCCGCCCGCGCCCTGACGTCCCTCGGCATCACCCTGCACCACCAGGGCCAGCTCACGGAGGCCGCCGAGCGGCTCCAGGAGTCACTGGACCTCCAGGCCGCCCCGGAGCTGGCGACCGACCGCGCCTGGACCATGCACGCGCTGGCCGCGGTGCAGCGCGACCGGGGCCGGCTCGCGGAGGCCCTGGACCTGCTCACCCGCTCGCTGGTGCTGCACCGCGAGGGCGGCTCGGTGCACGGGGAGGCGTGGGCGCACTTCCAGCTCGGGCAGGTGGCCCTGCGCATGGGTGACGTCCCGCGTGCCGGGACGGAGCTGCGGGCGGCCCTGGAGCGCTACGGCCGTACGCACGACGCCCGGGGCGAGGCGTGGGCGCTGACCCAGCTGGCCCGGGCCCGGCTGGTCGGCGGCGACCCCTCGCCGGCGGTGGAGGAGCTGCGCCGGGCGGCGGCCCGGCACCGGGAGAACGAGGACGCGCGCGGTGAGGCGTGGTCGCTGTACTACCTCGGTCAGGCGCTGGAGGAGACGGGAGAGCTGGACCGGTCGGTGCGCGACCTGGAGCGCTCGCGGCAGATGTTCTCGCGGATGCGGGACGTCTACGGCCTGGCCTGCGCCCGGCACCATTCGGCGCGGGTCACCCGGGACCAGCGGGCGGCGCAGACCGGCTCGCTGCGCAACTCGGGCTTCGCCCGCCAGCTCCTGGTGGACGCGCGCGCCGACTTCCAGCGCATCGGCGTGGCGCACGGGGAGGCGTGGACCTGCCTGGAGCTGGCGGTGGTGGACGCGGGCAACGCCCGGATCCAGCAGGCGCTGGGCCTGTGCGACGAGGCGCTGACCCTGTTCACGTCCTACGGCGACCGGCGGGGCGAGGACTGGGCCCGCTTCCTGCGCTGCACCCTGCTGCCGTACGCGGCTCCGGGCGGCGTCGAGGTGGGCACCGCGGTGGCCCAGGAGGAGCTGGCCCAGCTCGGCCGGTCCGCCCATCCGCTGCGGGACGAGAAGCTGGACGAGTGGGTGGCGGCCTATGCCCTGCTGCTGGAGCGGGGGGTGAGTCTGGAGGCGGGGTGGCAGGCGTGGCGTCTGCGCATGACGCCGGACCGCCACGCCCGTGAGGTGATGGGGGTGGCGGTTCCGGCGGGTCGCTGA
- a CDS encoding glycosyltransferase — MLTSVFIAAVSLALFWMAAFTLWWQMHAWRTPEVLASTRFSAPDGGEHLSFSLLLPARHEQAVLDHTIQRLLESSHTDFEIIVIVGHDDPGTTAVAERAAERDPRVRVVVDTHEKKNKPKAMNTALPHCRGDVVGVFDAEDQVHPELLAHVDHAFRTTGADVVQGGVQLINFHSSWYSLRNCLEYFFWFRSRLHLHAQKGFIPLGGNTVFVRTDVLREADGWDPDCLAEDCDLGVRLSSVGKKVVVAYDSDMVTREETPGSLMSLLKQRTRWNQGFLQVYRKKDWKQLPGFGQRLLARYTLMTPFLQAFSGVVIPLNTAVALFLDVPVGIAFLTFLPLVTAAVTFVFEVVGLHDFGRQYGLRVRFVHYAKLIMGGPFYQVLLAGAAIRAVWREQRGRNDWELTTHVGAHLAAAEPIREDVPA; from the coding sequence TTGCTGACGTCTGTCTTCATCGCTGCTGTTTCGCTTGCCCTGTTCTGGATGGCCGCCTTCACCCTGTGGTGGCAGATGCACGCGTGGCGTACGCCCGAGGTGCTGGCCTCCACCCGGTTCAGCGCTCCGGACGGGGGCGAGCACCTGTCGTTCTCGCTGCTCCTGCCCGCGCGGCACGAGCAAGCCGTACTGGACCACACCATCCAGCGCCTGCTGGAGTCCTCACACACCGACTTCGAGATCATCGTGATCGTCGGACACGACGATCCCGGGACCACGGCGGTGGCCGAACGGGCCGCCGAGCGCGACCCGCGCGTCCGTGTCGTCGTCGACACCCACGAGAAGAAGAACAAGCCGAAGGCCATGAACACGGCGCTGCCGCACTGCCGCGGCGACGTCGTCGGGGTCTTCGACGCGGAGGACCAGGTCCATCCGGAGCTGCTGGCCCACGTCGACCACGCGTTCCGGACCACCGGCGCCGACGTGGTCCAGGGCGGGGTCCAGCTCATCAACTTCCATTCGAGCTGGTACAGCCTGCGCAACTGCCTGGAGTACTTCTTCTGGTTCCGTTCGCGGCTGCACCTGCACGCGCAGAAGGGATTCATCCCGCTCGGCGGGAACACCGTCTTCGTCCGCACGGACGTCCTCAGGGAGGCGGACGGCTGGGACCCCGACTGCCTGGCCGAGGACTGCGACCTGGGCGTGCGCCTGTCCAGCGTCGGCAAGAAGGTCGTCGTCGCCTACGACTCCGACATGGTCACCCGTGAGGAGACCCCGGGCTCGCTGATGTCGCTGCTGAAGCAGCGCACCCGCTGGAACCAGGGCTTCCTCCAGGTGTACCGGAAGAAGGACTGGAAGCAGCTGCCGGGCTTCGGGCAGCGGCTGCTCGCCCGGTACACGCTGATGACGCCGTTCCTGCAGGCGTTCTCCGGCGTGGTCATCCCGCTGAACACGGCCGTCGCGCTCTTCCTCGACGTGCCCGTCGGGATCGCCTTCCTGACCTTCCTGCCGCTGGTGACGGCCGCCGTCACCTTCGTCTTCGAGGTGGTCGGGCTGCACGACTTCGGCCGGCAGTACGGGCTCAGGGTCCGCTTCGTCCACTACGCCAAGCTCATCATGGGCGGCCCGTTCTACCAGGTCCTCCTGGCCGGGGCCGCGATCCGCGCCGTCTGGCGCGAGCAGCGCGGCCGCAACGACTGGGAGCTGACCACGCACGTCGGCGCGCACCTCGCCGCGGCCGAACCGATTCGAGAGGACGTTCCCGCGTGA